Proteins encoded by one window of Microplitis demolitor isolate Queensland-Clemson2020A chromosome 6, iyMicDemo2.1a, whole genome shotgun sequence:
- the LOC103576651 gene encoding uncharacterized protein LOC103576651 gives MGQIHESASTVVREQIFPYLQEDAVKEFIHYDELVILWANTLTEKYTSLEEHAMIRQRLRMIGRFLQEVRNIKPEIKNLSTLLIPGNYPVCMHGIKKVAGMSEDGTELKAPSTATALCTLLKKICDFLIRLYIERQEHEKKNQIEVMLKLFVGGFEIINRRAVETLAKHKRLKKVVLPSQNDIEKLTTYLERKRLKAYNKLEKRFKYHNWLLLSETTLLLMQVFNRRREGEASKTTIDEYEDFTSLTDPKNKDYYNSLSREGKENANKYIRIEVRGELNRPVAIFIAPEIRESIDLILNFREAANVPEDNPYLFGLPPMNDNRHKRLCAGRLLNKYADLCGAEDLTTLRGTILRKHIATLIADNNLTTTEVSDMADFLGHHEKIHLSHYRQKDCRQIATIPQVLEAGIRKRPKNGDSIANEFDKFDEHSSSTNNESILSSSSTAESVASECFYDEHHMKSTSKKLLQSKKRTHDVLGTSEKDEPGLIIYF, from the coding sequence ATGGGCCAAATTCACGAATCTGCCAGCACTGTTGTTAGGGAGCAAATATTTCCGTACCTTCAAGAGGACGCAGTCAAAGAATTCATTCACTATGATGAACTCGTTATACTATGGGCAAACACATTGACTGAAAAATACACATCTCTTGAGGAGCATGCTATGATTAGACAAAGATTAAGGATGATTGGTCGCTTTTTGCAGGAAGTGAGAAACATAAAGccggaaattaaaaatctttctaCTTTATTAATACCTGGAAATTATCCAGTTTGTATGCatggaattaaaaaagttgCAGGTATGTCGGAAGATGGAACCGAATTGAAAGCTCCAAGTACAGCCACTGCACTTTGTACtcttctgaaaaaaatttgtgatttcttaataagattatatatCGAAAGACAAGaacatgagaaaaaaaatcaaattgaagtTATGTTGAAATTGTTTGTTGGAGGCTTCGAGATTATAAATCGTCGAGCTGTTGAAACTTTAGCTAAACATAAACGACTCAAGAAAGTTGTTTTACCTAGTCAAAATGATATTGAAAAGCTAACAACATATTTAGAAAGAAAACGACTTAAGGCCTacaataaattagaaaaaagaTTCAAGTATCATAACTGGCTATTATTATCTGAAACAACATTATTGCTGATGCAAGTTTTTAACCGACGACGAGAAGGTGAAGCTTCAAAAACTACTATTGATGAGTACGAAGACTTCACAAGTCTCACTGACCCAAAAAATAAAGACTACTACAATTCTTTATCTCGTGAAGGAAAAGAAAATGCGAATAAGTATATACGAATCGAAGTACGTGGTGAGCTTAATCGGCCAGTAGCAATTTTTATTGCTCCGGAAATTCGAGAGtcaatagatttaattttaaatttccgtgAGGCTGCAAATGTTCCAGAGGACAATCCATATTTGTTTGGATTACCACCTATGAATGACAATAGACATAAACGGTTATGTGCAGGCagattattgaataaatatgcAGATTTATGTGGTGCAGAAGATCTCACAACTTTACGTGGGACAATACTTAGAAAACACATTGCTACCTTAATCGCAGATAATAACTTAACTACGACTGAAGTATCTGATATGGCTGACTTTCTTGGTCATCATGAAAAAATCCACTTATCACACTATCGCCAAAAAGATTGTCGCCAGATAGCAACTATTCCGCAGGTTCTTGAAGCTGGTATAAGAAAACGACCAAAAAATGGTGATTCCATTGCAAATGAATTTGATAAATTCGATGAGCATAGTTCTTCAACAAATAATGAAAGTATCCTATCAAGTTCGTCGACTGCAGAATCTGTGGCTAGTGAATGTTTCTATGATGAACATCACATGAAATCTActagtaaaaaattactccaatCAAAAAAGAGAACTCATGATGTGCTTGGAACCAGTGAAAAAGATGAGCCTggattaattatatatttttga